From Halomicrobium salinisoli, the proteins below share one genomic window:
- a CDS encoding aldo/keto reductase → MEYVTAKGVEVPALGFGTARMDTDDERYRAVSTALETGYRHVDTAQVYGSERAVGDALADSDVDRADVFLTTKLADGNRDDRSVRESTRASLDRLDTEYVDLLLIHAPNDDVSHEETLNAMSDLRDDGLVRHVGVSNFSVEQTREAEALSDAPILTNQVEYHVRHRQDDLLAYCVENDVLLTAYSPLGVGDVLGDESVQAVAERHGKAASQVAIRWLLQQPTVAAIPMSSDPAHVRENFDVFDFELSGDEMRELFALGEAVDDDFAARLGL, encoded by the coding sequence ATGGAGTACGTCACCGCGAAGGGCGTCGAGGTGCCGGCGCTCGGCTTCGGCACGGCCCGGATGGACACCGACGACGAGCGGTACCGCGCCGTCTCGACCGCGCTGGAGACCGGCTATCGCCACGTCGACACGGCCCAGGTCTACGGCAGCGAGCGCGCCGTCGGGGACGCGCTGGCCGACAGCGACGTCGACCGCGCCGACGTGTTCCTCACGACCAAACTCGCCGACGGCAACCGCGACGACCGGTCCGTCCGCGAGTCGACCCGCGCGAGCCTCGACCGGCTCGACACCGAGTACGTCGACCTCCTGCTGATCCACGCGCCGAACGACGACGTCTCCCACGAGGAGACGCTGAACGCGATGAGCGACCTCCGGGACGACGGCCTCGTCCGGCACGTCGGCGTCTCGAACTTCTCCGTCGAGCAGACCCGCGAGGCCGAGGCCCTCTCCGACGCCCCGATCCTCACCAACCAGGTCGAGTACCACGTCCGCCACCGACAGGACGACCTGCTGGCCTACTGCGTCGAGAACGACGTGCTGCTGACCGCCTACAGCCCGCTGGGCGTGGGCGACGTGCTCGGCGACGAGTCGGTCCAGGCCGTCGCCGAGCGCCACGGCAAGGCGGCCAGTCAGGTCGCCATCCGGTGGCTGCTCCAGCAGCCGACGGTCGCGGCCATCCCGATGTCCTCGGACCCGGCGCACGTCCGCGAGAACTTCGACGTCTTCGACTTCGAGCTGAGCGGCGACGAGATGCGGGAGCTGTTCGCCCTCGGCGAGGCCGTCGACGACGACTTCGCGGCGCGTCTGGGGCTGTAG
- a CDS encoding MFS transporter, with protein sequence MATETGADGGAEPGPLDTFRQFLSLEPDVLVLSVAMFAFSLGFQMTSRYLPEYMAALGATPFVIGIYGTVGNVVSAVYPYPGGAVSDRVGSRYALTVFGLLSTLGFLVWLVAPLVGPIDLGAVVLEPWVWIFVGLLLAQAWKSFGLGATFAIVRQAVPDDRLARGFASTETFRRTAFLLGPVGAAGLLYLAGGEIRPGFLYVLGVAVAFGALATVAQHVLYDASEDTVGKSFEGIEGIVRDLQGLPAELRPLLVGDTLVRFANGMVYTFFVLVVTRFLEVDATVAGYYLSPEVLFGVLLGIEMIVALLVMAPAAALAERVGLVPVVGAGFAVYAVFPVLLIFTPQFAPANAVVVATLFAFSGLRFAGLPSHKALIVGPAERDAGGRVTGAYYLLRNTVVIPSAALGGALWDFVSPEVAFSVATVIGLLGTGYFLVFGREFEAYA encoded by the coding sequence ATGGCGACCGAAACGGGAGCCGACGGCGGGGCGGAGCCCGGCCCGCTGGATACCTTCAGACAGTTCCTCTCGCTGGAGCCGGACGTGCTCGTGCTCTCGGTAGCGATGTTCGCGTTCAGCCTCGGATTCCAGATGACCAGTCGCTACCTCCCGGAGTACATGGCCGCCCTCGGGGCGACGCCGTTCGTCATCGGCATCTACGGCACCGTCGGCAACGTCGTCAGCGCGGTGTATCCCTACCCGGGCGGCGCCGTCTCCGACCGCGTGGGCTCGCGGTACGCGCTGACCGTCTTCGGCCTGCTGTCGACGCTGGGCTTCCTCGTGTGGCTGGTCGCGCCGCTCGTGGGCCCGATCGACCTCGGCGCCGTCGTCCTCGAACCGTGGGTCTGGATCTTCGTCGGCCTCCTGCTGGCCCAGGCCTGGAAGTCGTTCGGCCTCGGCGCGACCTTCGCCATCGTCAGGCAGGCCGTCCCGGACGACCGCCTGGCCCGCGGGTTCGCCAGCACGGAGACGTTCCGCCGGACGGCGTTCCTGCTCGGCCCCGTCGGCGCCGCCGGCCTGCTGTACCTCGCCGGCGGAGAGATCAGGCCGGGCTTCCTGTACGTCCTCGGCGTCGCCGTCGCCTTCGGCGCCCTCGCCACGGTCGCCCAGCACGTCCTCTACGACGCCAGCGAGGACACCGTCGGGAAGTCCTTCGAAGGCATCGAGGGAATCGTCCGGGACCTCCAGGGTCTGCCCGCCGAACTCCGGCCGCTGCTGGTCGGCGACACGCTCGTGCGCTTCGCCAACGGCATGGTCTACACCTTCTTCGTCCTCGTCGTCACGCGCTTCCTCGAGGTCGACGCCACGGTCGCGGGCTACTACCTCAGCCCGGAGGTGCTGTTCGGCGTCCTCCTCGGGATCGAGATGATCGTCGCGCTGCTGGTGATGGCCCCCGCCGCGGCGCTGGCCGAGCGCGTCGGCCTCGTGCCCGTCGTCGGGGCCGGCTTCGCCGTCTACGCCGTCTTCCCCGTCCTGCTGATCTTCACCCCGCAGTTCGCCCCCGCGAACGCCGTCGTGGTCGCTACCCTCTTCGCCTTCTCCGGCCTGCGCTTTGCGGGCCTCCCCTCCCACAAGGCGCTGATCGTCGGCCCCGCCGAGCGCGACGCCGGCGGCCGCGTCACCGGCGCCTACTACCTCCTGCGGAACACGGTCGTGATCCCCTCCGCCGCCCTGGGCGGGGCGCTGTGGGACTTCGTCAGCCCCGAGGTGGCCTTCTCCGTCGCCACCGTGATCGGCCTGCTCGGGACGGGGTACTTCCTCGTCTTCGGACGGGAGTTCGAGGCGTACGCGTAG
- the leuS gene encoding leucine--tRNA ligase, whose translation MSERYDHARVREYWQHVWEREGVYECPDSAADPTYVLGMFPYTSGALHMGHVRNYAITDAYARYRRMAGDEVLHPMGWDAFGLPAENAAEERGTDPESWTRACIAGMREELEEMGFGYDWSREITTCDPEYYRWNQWLFTRLHEAGLVAYESAAVNWCPSCETVLADAQVRERVSPAEEAEADSADDHAHRGVCWRCETPVERRERDQWFLKITEYAEELTDALDGLDEWPEGVRETQRDWIGREEGAEVTFAVEGYGDLDVFTARPDTVFGATYVAVSPGHDLAERTAAEDEAVAAYVEGASEEAGMSGVDTGLRAENPLTGESVPVYVAAYVLDDVGTGAVMGVPAHNERDHAFAEAQDLPVESVVEPTAVDAAAEADRPYTGEGVLTAGGEYEGLETAAARERLLDSEAVAEATTYRLRDWLVSRQRYWGTPIPMVHCEDCGRVPVPDEDLPVELPEYVQTTGNPLAANDEFVQTTCPSCGGPAERETDTMDTFVDSSWYFLRFLSPDLDDAPFDAEQADEWLPVDVYVGGEEHAVLHLLYIRFFARALADLDLIEHREPVERLVNQGTVLHGGEKMSKSRGNDVAPHEYGAETTRLFVLSAAHPRQDFEWTAEDVSGAYEFQQEVYRLVTGFDPGEARLESRPHDAYLEREIDRTIAAVTEEYDRFRFHQAVGELRQFVRLLRRYREYETPYRYAYSRGLRALAKLLAPIVPYLGEELWQSLDGDGLMAAADWPTPLQDVGNYRLERDLVRRTLEDVRDIVDVAGIDDPEAVDLVVAPEWKYAAYKSARHASEGTVVEAVLGDEGVPDADAATEYAADLRERGAELAPVLDADRELAVLEEAAWLVADEFDADVTVRRVEDDEAASEARPGRPAIQVE comes from the coding sequence ATGTCGGAGCGGTACGATCACGCCCGGGTCCGGGAGTACTGGCAGCACGTCTGGGAGCGGGAGGGAGTCTACGAGTGCCCCGACTCCGCCGCGGACCCGACCTACGTCCTGGGAATGTTTCCCTACACCTCCGGGGCCCTCCACATGGGCCACGTCCGGAACTACGCGATCACGGACGCCTACGCGCGCTACCGGCGAATGGCCGGCGACGAGGTGCTCCACCCGATGGGGTGGGACGCCTTCGGCCTGCCCGCCGAGAACGCCGCCGAGGAGCGGGGCACCGACCCCGAATCCTGGACGCGGGCCTGCATCGCCGGGATGCGCGAGGAACTGGAGGAGATGGGCTTCGGGTACGACTGGTCCCGCGAGATCACGACCTGCGACCCCGAGTACTACCGCTGGAACCAGTGGCTGTTCACCCGCCTCCACGAGGCGGGGCTGGTCGCCTACGAGTCGGCGGCGGTCAACTGGTGTCCCTCCTGCGAGACGGTGCTGGCCGACGCGCAGGTCCGGGAGCGCGTCTCGCCCGCCGAGGAGGCCGAAGCCGATTCCGCCGACGACCACGCCCACCGCGGCGTCTGCTGGCGCTGCGAGACGCCCGTCGAGCGCCGCGAGCGCGACCAGTGGTTCCTGAAGATCACCGAGTACGCCGAGGAGCTGACGGACGCGCTGGACGGCCTCGACGAGTGGCCCGAGGGCGTCCGGGAGACCCAGCGCGACTGGATCGGCCGCGAGGAGGGCGCCGAGGTGACCTTCGCCGTCGAGGGCTACGGCGACCTCGACGTGTTCACCGCGCGGCCCGACACGGTGTTCGGCGCGACGTACGTCGCCGTCTCCCCCGGCCACGACCTGGCCGAGCGGACCGCCGCCGAGGACGAGGCCGTCGCCGCCTACGTCGAGGGCGCCAGCGAGGAGGCCGGCATGTCCGGCGTCGACACCGGCCTGCGCGCCGAGAACCCCCTCACCGGCGAGAGCGTGCCAGTCTACGTCGCCGCCTACGTGCTGGACGACGTGGGCACGGGCGCGGTCATGGGCGTGCCCGCGCACAACGAACGCGACCACGCCTTCGCCGAGGCGCAGGACCTGCCGGTGGAGTCCGTCGTCGAGCCGACGGCGGTCGACGCCGCGGCCGAGGCCGACCGCCCCTACACCGGCGAGGGCGTGCTCACCGCCGGCGGCGAGTACGAGGGACTGGAGACCGCGGCCGCGCGCGAGCGCCTCCTCGACAGCGAGGCCGTGGCCGAGGCGACGACCTACCGCCTGCGGGACTGGCTCGTCTCCCGCCAGCGCTACTGGGGGACGCCCATCCCGATGGTCCACTGCGAGGACTGCGGCCGGGTGCCGGTCCCCGACGAGGACCTCCCCGTCGAACTGCCGGAGTACGTCCAGACGACGGGCAACCCGCTCGCGGCGAACGACGAGTTCGTCCAGACGACGTGCCCGTCCTGTGGCGGCCCGGCCGAGCGCGAGACGGACACGATGGACACCTTCGTCGACTCCTCGTGGTACTTCCTGCGCTTCCTGAGCCCCGACCTCGACGACGCTCCCTTCGACGCGGAGCAGGCCGACGAGTGGCTCCCCGTGGACGTCTACGTCGGCGGCGAGGAACACGCCGTCCTCCACCTGCTGTACATCCGCTTCTTCGCTCGCGCCCTCGCCGACCTCGACCTGATCGAGCACCGCGAGCCCGTCGAGCGGCTGGTCAACCAGGGCACCGTCCTCCACGGCGGCGAGAAGATGTCCAAGTCCAGGGGCAACGACGTCGCGCCCCACGAGTACGGCGCCGAGACCACGCGGCTGTTCGTCCTCTCGGCCGCCCACCCCCGCCAGGACTTCGAGTGGACCGCCGAGGACGTCTCCGGCGCCTACGAGTTCCAGCAGGAGGTGTACCGCCTCGTCACCGGGTTCGACCCCGGCGAGGCGCGCCTGGAGAGCCGCCCCCACGACGCCTACCTGGAGCGGGAGATCGACCGCACCATCGCCGCCGTCACCGAGGAGTACGACCGCTTCCGCTTCCACCAGGCCGTGGGGGAGCTCCGACAGTTCGTCCGCCTGCTGCGCCGCTACCGCGAGTACGAGACGCCCTACCGCTACGCCTACTCGCGGGGCCTGCGCGCCCTGGCGAAGCTGCTGGCGCCCATCGTGCCCTACCTCGGCGAGGAGCTGTGGCAGTCGCTGGACGGCGACGGGCTGATGGCCGCGGCCGACTGGCCGACGCCGCTGCAGGACGTCGGGAACTACCGGCTGGAGCGGGACCTCGTCCGCCGGACGCTCGAGGACGTCCGCGACATCGTCGACGTGGCCGGCATCGACGACCCCGAGGCGGTCGACCTCGTCGTCGCGCCGGAGTGGAAGTACGCGGCGTACAAGAGCGCTCGCCACGCGTCCGAGGGCACCGTCGTCGAGGCCGTGCTGGGCGACGAGGGCGTGCCCGACGCCGACGCCGCGACCGAGTACGCCGCCGACCTCCGGGAGCGCGGTGCGGAACTGGCGCCCGTCCTCGACGCCGACCGCGAACTGGCGGTGCTCGAGGAGGCCGCCTGGCTCGTCGCCGACGAGTTCGACGCCGACGTGACCGTCCGCCGCGTCGAGGACGACGAGGCGGCCAGCGAGGCCCGCCCCGGCAGGCCCGCGATCCAGGTCGAGTGA
- a CDS encoding IMP cyclohydrolase, producing the protein MYVGRFVVVGPEAGAYRVSSRSFPNRKAVDRDGTVTIAQTEDAPETDNPYVEYNAVQVTDRGVVVGNGSHVDPIAEKLALGLPARDALAEPLLAMDFEKDDYDTPRVAGIVGVPGDDPTTNADGRGGVIATVRRDALLVEEVTEPTLVATYEEDSPTPFDLAATDAAAAAREVYDHEFEHAVCSAGVAVDDDGATTAIYNG; encoded by the coding sequence ATGTACGTCGGACGATTCGTCGTCGTCGGTCCCGAGGCGGGCGCTTACCGCGTCTCCTCGCGCTCGTTCCCCAACCGCAAGGCCGTCGACCGCGACGGGACGGTCACCATCGCACAGACCGAGGACGCCCCGGAGACGGACAACCCCTACGTCGAGTACAACGCGGTGCAGGTCACCGACCGCGGCGTCGTGGTCGGCAACGGCTCGCACGTCGACCCGATCGCCGAGAAACTGGCGCTGGGCCTGCCCGCGCGCGACGCCCTGGCCGAGCCGCTGCTGGCGATGGACTTCGAGAAGGACGACTACGACACGCCCCGCGTCGCCGGTATCGTCGGCGTGCCGGGCGACGACCCGACCACGAACGCCGACGGTCGCGGCGGCGTGATCGCCACCGTGCGCCGCGACGCGCTGCTGGTCGAGGAGGTCACCGAGCCGACGCTGGTCGCCACCTACGAGGAGGACAGCCCGACGCCGTTCGACCTCGCCGCGACGGACGCCGCGGCGGCCGCTCGCGAGGTCTACGACCACGAGTTCGAGCACGCCGTCTGTTCGGCCGGCGTCGCCGTCGACGACGACGGCGCGACGACGGCCATCTACAACGGCTAG
- a CDS encoding DUF6653 family protein, which yields MAADSDALSLRDRLRDAFWERHANPKSGWSRTLTGPLLALALYRRDRRLLALALAFTALNPVLFGRPDPDDRSWMTRAVRAERWWTESGNGTVDLGWPNVLNAANVPAFGYALVAAYRRRPIRATVALAVSMALKFSWIELIARRYDAAVAGDTGEDQSRP from the coding sequence ATGGCCGCAGATTCAGACGCCCTTTCGCTCCGCGATCGCCTCCGCGACGCGTTCTGGGAGCGCCACGCCAACCCGAAGAGCGGCTGGTCGCGCACGCTGACCGGCCCGCTGTTGGCCCTCGCGCTGTACCGCCGGGACCGCCGGCTGCTCGCGCTCGCGCTCGCGTTCACCGCCCTCAACCCGGTCCTTTTCGGCCGCCCCGACCCGGACGACCGGAGCTGGATGACCCGCGCCGTCCGGGCGGAGCGCTGGTGGACCGAGAGCGGCAACGGGACGGTCGACCTCGGCTGGCCGAACGTCCTCAACGCCGCCAACGTCCCGGCGTTCGGGTACGCGCTGGTCGCCGCCTACCGCCGGCGACCGATCCGGGCGACGGTCGCGCTCGCCGTCTCGATGGCGCTGAAGTTCTCGTGGATCGAGCTGATCGCTCGCCGCTACGACGCCGCGGTTGCCGGCGACACTGGCGAGGACCAGTCCCGTCCGTAG
- a CDS encoding acyl-CoA thioesterase has protein sequence MTRLTETHIENRHRVQPNHANNYESAHGGIVMKWMDEIGAMSAMRFAGAPCVTAAMDGLEFKRPIPIGGNALIEAYVYDHGRSSVRVRVRAAREDPLTGESERTTDAHFVFVALEDGEPTEVPGLEVETAEEEDLRDAALTDADEKESR, from the coding sequence ATGACACGGCTCACCGAGACGCACATCGAGAACCGCCATCGCGTCCAGCCCAACCACGCCAACAACTACGAGTCCGCCCACGGCGGCATCGTGATGAAGTGGATGGACGAGATCGGCGCCATGTCGGCGATGCGCTTCGCCGGCGCCCCCTGCGTCACCGCCGCGATGGACGGCCTGGAGTTCAAACGGCCCATCCCGATCGGCGGGAACGCGCTGATCGAGGCCTACGTCTACGACCACGGCCGATCGAGCGTCAGGGTCCGGGTCCGCGCGGCGCGCGAGGACCCGCTGACCGGCGAGAGCGAGCGCACCACCGACGCCCACTTCGTCTTCGTCGCGCTGGAGGACGGCGAGCCCACCGAGGTCCCAGGCCTCGAGGTCGAGACGGCCGAGGAGGAAGACCTCCGGGACGCGGCGCTGACGGACGCCGACGAGAAGGAGAGTCGCTAG
- a CDS encoding DNA-methyltransferase, producing the protein METTHRIVVEDARDLGQVDDDSVELVVTSPPYPMIEMWDEVFAELNSSVGDALDAGAGREAFELMHEELDRVWSEVERVLVDGGIACVNVGDATRQVDGSFRVYQNHSRIVDAFEELGFEPLPELLWRKPVNSAAKFMGSGMLPPNAYVTLEHEYVLVFRNGKDSRSFEPGADRRYSAAYFWEERNRWFSDVWTDVTGELQSLDDDDLRDRSAAYPFEVPYRLVNMYSVYGDTVLDPFWGTGTTSLAALVAGRNSIGYELEAEFTGVFEERVDDVPRLSRDVIGRRLEAHREFVAERRASGDGFEYEAENYDFPVTTKQERPLQFYSVAEVERDDGGYRAVHEPVESAPVDAADDATE; encoded by the coding sequence ATGGAAACGACGCATCGCATCGTGGTCGAGGACGCTCGGGACCTCGGGCAGGTCGACGACGACTCGGTCGAGCTCGTCGTGACCTCGCCGCCGTACCCCATGATAGAGATGTGGGACGAGGTGTTCGCCGAGCTCAACTCCTCGGTCGGCGACGCCCTGGACGCCGGGGCGGGGCGGGAGGCGTTCGAGCTGATGCACGAGGAGCTGGACAGGGTGTGGTCGGAGGTCGAGCGCGTCCTCGTCGACGGCGGGATCGCCTGCGTCAACGTCGGCGACGCGACGCGACAGGTCGACGGGAGCTTCCGCGTCTACCAGAACCACTCGCGGATCGTCGACGCCTTCGAGGAGCTGGGGTTCGAGCCCCTGCCCGAACTCCTCTGGCGGAAGCCGGTCAACTCGGCGGCGAAGTTCATGGGGTCGGGCATGCTCCCGCCGAACGCCTACGTCACGCTGGAGCACGAGTACGTCCTCGTGTTCCGCAACGGCAAGGACTCGCGGAGCTTCGAGCCCGGCGCCGACCGCCGCTACAGCGCCGCCTACTTCTGGGAGGAGCGCAACCGGTGGTTCTCCGACGTCTGGACGGACGTCACGGGCGAGCTCCAGTCGCTCGACGACGACGACCTCCGCGACCGCTCGGCGGCCTACCCCTTCGAGGTGCCGTACCGGCTCGTCAACATGTACAGCGTCTACGGCGACACCGTCCTCGATCCCTTCTGGGGGACCGGAACGACGTCGCTCGCGGCGCTCGTCGCCGGCCGCAACTCCATCGGCTACGAACTCGAAGCGGAGTTCACCGGGGTCTTCGAGGAGCGGGTGGACGACGTGCCCCGGCTCTCCCGCGACGTGATCGGGCGGCGCCTGGAGGCCCACCGCGAGTTCGTCGCGGAGCGGCGCGCGTCCGGGGACGGCTTCGAGTACGAGGCGGAGAACTACGACTTCCCCGTGACCACGAAACAGGAGCGGCCGCTCCAGTTCTACTCCGTCGCCGAGGTCGAACGGGACGACGGCGGCTACCGGGCCGTCCACGAGCCGGTCGAGAGCGCACCGGTCGACGCCGCGGACGACGCGACGGAGTAG
- a CDS encoding helix-hairpin-helix domain-containing protein yields the protein MAVEVIVDDREPAGLVAALRDHPDVDAVAVRRLESGDVVSGPVAVERKTPGDYLRSALGRRGSDLEAQVRAMNEAYEHAYVLIEGDLADVEARWPDVPGAAVRGSLASITARLGAPVVPCGDRERLVDVAVRLVRKHTESPSTRSLPSGAVPGRDEPTAKRMYGCIDGIGPETASRLYEAFPTVESLLAASREDLEAVDGVGPRRAAAIDDALRTEG from the coding sequence ATGGCGGTCGAAGTGATCGTCGACGACCGCGAGCCGGCGGGACTCGTCGCGGCGCTGCGGGACCACCCCGACGTCGACGCCGTCGCTGTCCGCCGGCTGGAGTCGGGCGACGTCGTCTCCGGGCCGGTCGCCGTCGAGCGCAAGACGCCCGGCGACTACCTCCGGTCGGCGCTGGGCCGCCGCGGGTCGGACCTGGAGGCGCAGGTCCGGGCGATGAACGAGGCCTACGAGCACGCCTACGTCCTGATCGAGGGCGACCTCGCCGACGTCGAAGCCCGCTGGCCGGACGTTCCCGGCGCCGCCGTGCGGGGCTCGCTCGCGTCCATCACGGCTCGCCTGGGCGCGCCCGTCGTCCCCTGCGGCGACCGCGAACGGCTGGTCGACGTGGCCGTTCGCCTGGTCCGCAAACACACCGAGTCGCCGTCGACGCGGTCGCTCCCGTCCGGCGCGGTCCCGGGCCGGGACGAGCCCACGGCCAAGCGGATGTACGGCTGCATCGACGGGATTGGGCCGGAGACGGCGTCGCGGCTCTACGAGGCGTTCCCGACGGTCGAGTCCCTCCTCGCGGCCTCCCGCGAGGACCTGGAGGCCGTCGACGGCGTCGGTCCCCGGCGGGCCGCGGCCATCGACGACGCCCTCCGGACCGAGGGGTGA
- a CDS encoding Vms1/Ankzf1 family peptidyl-tRNA hydrolase: MATDYAFTQRVEELAEYRAGGDHLLTLAVPPDEPVGTTLEHVEEDAAEAEYLDSGSTDEARRRALERARHLLHDYEESGTPEHGLVAYVGVVDGDLVEETFDDLPSPVDEAEFISGNEFDTEPLERTTGESRRYGLLVVERGGAALGYLDGDAVEHVETIESQVMGKTKAGGQSAQRFERERRRQKEEFFDEVGEEAEREFLDGRSGAAGASGDAAASDGDGGDALPVDGLLVGGTTVTVDDFLDGDHLDYRLEDAVAGQYAVEYASERGLHQLVERARDELEAAEDRPARDALDAFFSALEDDSEPVAYGPEETRDALQYGAVDTLLVSEALDADEIREFETAAEEEGGDLVVIPTGFDRGARFESAFGGVGALLRFEID; the protein is encoded by the coding sequence ATGGCCACGGACTACGCGTTCACCCAGCGGGTCGAGGAGCTAGCCGAGTACCGCGCGGGCGGCGACCACCTGCTGACGCTGGCGGTCCCGCCCGACGAGCCCGTGGGGACGACCCTGGAGCACGTCGAGGAGGACGCCGCCGAGGCGGAGTACCTCGACTCGGGGTCGACCGACGAGGCCCGCCGCCGGGCGCTGGAGCGGGCGCGCCACCTCCTCCACGACTACGAGGAGTCGGGCACGCCGGAGCACGGCCTCGTCGCCTACGTCGGCGTCGTCGACGGCGACCTCGTGGAGGAGACCTTCGACGACCTCCCGTCGCCGGTCGACGAGGCGGAGTTTATCAGCGGCAACGAGTTCGACACGGAGCCGCTGGAGCGGACCACCGGCGAGTCCCGGCGCTACGGCCTGCTGGTCGTCGAGCGCGGCGGCGCGGCGCTTGGCTACCTCGACGGCGACGCCGTCGAGCACGTCGAGACCATCGAGAGCCAGGTGATGGGCAAGACCAAGGCCGGCGGCCAGTCCGCCCAGCGCTTCGAGCGCGAGCGCCGCCGCCAGAAGGAGGAGTTCTTCGACGAGGTCGGCGAGGAGGCCGAGCGGGAGTTTCTGGACGGGCGGAGCGGCGCGGCCGGAGCGAGCGGCGACGCCGCGGCGTCCGACGGCGACGGCGGGGACGCCCTCCCCGTCGACGGCCTGCTCGTGGGCGGCACGACGGTCACCGTCGACGACTTCCTCGACGGCGACCACCTCGACTACCGCCTGGAAGACGCCGTCGCCGGTCAGTACGCCGTCGAGTACGCCAGCGAGCGCGGGCTCCACCAGCTCGTCGAGCGCGCACGGGACGAACTGGAGGCGGCCGAGGACCGCCCCGCACGCGACGCGCTGGACGCGTTCTTCAGTGCTCTGGAGGACGACAGCGAACCCGTCGCCTACGGCCCCGAGGAGACGCGAGACGCCCTGCAGTACGGCGCTGTCGACACGCTGCTGGTCTCCGAGGCGCTGGACGCCGACGAGATCCGGGAGTTCGAGACGGCCGCCGAGGAGGAGGGCGGCGACCTCGTCGTGATCCCGACGGGGTTCGACCGTGGCGCGCGGTTCGAGTCGGCGTTCGGCGGCGTCGGGGCGCTCCTGCGGTTCGAGATCGACTAA
- a CDS encoding phytoene/squalene synthase family protein — translation MSELPPGRTRDADRQWAFETVPAVSRTFTLTIDLLAEPMATWTCVGYLLCRAADTVEDEPSIPPRERAELLETFDAAMDPDDPTTVAEFADAAEAARPADAGADWETVDEVERTMRLYRSFDEPVRETMRSVVREMATGMADVLRRHADHGGLRLKTVDELEEYCWYVAGTVGELFTGLRAHRESEADRPDPEDARAFAMLLQQVNVAKDVRADWAEENNVYLPGEWLADEGLDHEDVADPEAAPGVANVVERVVDRATGYADGARRYLRSIPRDDAGALPAMGLPYLLALGTIRELRNRTLDAVEQPDAVKLSRAEVEALFTEVSDGVTQGEVDHLAAAVRSGPYHEG, via the coding sequence ATGAGCGAACTGCCGCCCGGGCGAACCCGGGACGCGGACCGCCAGTGGGCCTTCGAGACGGTCCCCGCCGTCTCGCGGACGTTCACTTTGACCATCGACCTGCTCGCGGAGCCGATGGCCACCTGGACCTGCGTCGGATATCTCCTCTGTCGCGCCGCGGACACCGTCGAGGACGAGCCGTCGATCCCGCCCCGCGAGCGGGCCGAGCTGCTGGAGACGTTCGACGCGGCGATGGACCCGGACGACCCCACCACGGTCGCGGAGTTCGCGGACGCCGCCGAGGCGGCGCGGCCGGCCGACGCCGGCGCCGACTGGGAGACCGTCGACGAGGTCGAGCGCACGATGCGGCTGTACCGCTCGTTCGACGAGCCCGTCCGCGAGACGATGCGGTCGGTGGTCCGCGAGATGGCGACCGGCATGGCCGACGTGCTCCGGCGCCACGCGGATCACGGCGGCCTGCGGCTGAAGACCGTCGACGAACTGGAGGAGTACTGCTGGTACGTCGCCGGCACCGTCGGCGAGCTGTTCACCGGGCTGCGGGCCCACCGGGAGAGCGAGGCCGACCGGCCCGACCCCGAGGACGCCCGCGCGTTCGCCATGCTGCTCCAGCAGGTCAACGTCGCCAAGGACGTCCGCGCGGACTGGGCCGAGGAGAACAACGTCTACCTCCCGGGCGAGTGGCTGGCCGACGAGGGGCTCGACCACGAAGACGTCGCCGACCCCGAGGCGGCCCCCGGCGTGGCGAACGTCGTCGAGCGCGTCGTCGACCGCGCGACGGGCTACGCCGACGGCGCGCGGCGCTACCTGCGGTCGATCCCCCGCGACGACGCCGGCGCGCTGCCGGCGATGGGACTCCCCTACCTGCTGGCGCTGGGGACGATCCGCGAGCTGCGCAACCGGACGCTGGACGCCGTCGAGCAGCCCGACGCCGTGAAGCTCTCCCGGGCCGAGGTCGAGGCGCTGTTCACCGAGGTCAGCGACGGGGTCACCCAGGGCGAGGTCGACCACCTCGCCGCCGCCGTGCGGTCCGGTCCCTACCACGAGGGATAG
- a CDS encoding acyltransferase codes for MAIHDTAMIENSDVGDAEIREYVTVHDSEIGDGVQIYESASIKKAEIAGPTDVNANCYVENARLGERVQIGPNASVVGVTHDLTDAGMEFRNDAFDEVVLEDGAFVGSGAVVLPGVTVGEDAVVGAGTTVAEDVPSECVVRSGAETVAREL; via the coding sequence ATGGCGATCCACGACACCGCGATGATCGAGAACTCGGACGTGGGCGACGCGGAGATCCGGGAGTACGTCACCGTCCACGACTCCGAAATCGGCGACGGCGTCCAGATCTACGAGTCCGCCTCGATCAAGAAGGCGGAGATAGCGGGACCGACCGACGTCAACGCGAACTGCTACGTGGAGAACGCCCGCCTCGGCGAACGCGTTCAGATCGGACCGAACGCCTCCGTCGTGGGCGTGACCCACGACCTGACGGACGCCGGGATGGAGTTCCGGAACGACGCCTTCGACGAAGTCGTGCTCGAGGACGGCGCGTTCGTCGGGAGCGGTGCGGTCGTGCTGCCGGGCGTCACCGTCGGCGAGGACGCCGTCGTGGGCGCCGGCACCACCGTCGCCGAGGACGTGCCGAGCGAGTGCGTCGTCAGGAGCGGGGCCGAGACCGTCGCCCGGGAGCTCTGA